DNA sequence from the Halanaerobiales bacterium genome:
AACATCAGATTAAATGGCTTAGATTTTACTTATTAAATGATGAAAGAAATGTGGGGAAAAATTTAAGGAATAGAATTGCTCATTTTAGGGATATTAGGATTGGAGATATAAGCGAACCACAAGTTATGAAAATACTTTGGTTATTTATTTCAACAATTAATTCAATCATGGTTAATTCAGTTAACCATTTTGAATTTGAAGAAGATGTATAGTTTATGACTAAAATCTACATCGCCTAACATGGGGTTAGCGACATCTAGGCTAAGAGGTTAGGTAGGGTAGCAATTACATATGAAAGTTTTAGAGAATGGACAAGTTATAGTAGGGGAGAGCTAGACGTCGCGAACCCCAGGGACGTTAGGCGATATCACCCTCATTTTAGTAAATTTCAAGCATATTTATTTAAGAAGGAGGTGATCGCTTTGGTTAAAAAAATAGCCAAAGTAATGCTTATTTTGATGTTTTTAATAGGATTTTCTTTGATACAAAATCAAATTATCGTATACGCAAGTGACTCTACAAATCAATACAATATAGATGATTTATCAAACGCAGTTCTGGAAAATGATTTGAAATTTGCACAAGAAATTATTAATAGTAAGAATTTAGATATTAATCAAAAAGACTCAAATGGCAAGTATCCTTTAGAAATAGTATTAGTTATGGGGAACTGTGAGATGGCAGAATTATTACTTGAAAATGGAGCAAATCCATACGTAATTACATCAAGTGGTCAATCTATTTACGAATTAGCAATGAATAGTTACAATAAAACATTGAAAGAAATTGTTGAAGAAGCAGCAGAAAATTATATTAAGTATACTGTTGATCAATTATCTCAGGCAGTATTAGTAAATGATATTGTTACAGTAAATAATATTTTAGAGAGTAAAACTGTTAATATAAATCAAAGGGATTCTAATGAAAAATATCCATTAGAGATGGTATTAGTTATGGGGAATTGCGATATGGCAAGGATTTTACTTAAGGCAGGAGCAGATCCACATTTAAAAACCAAAAATGGGAAGATCATATATGAATTAGCAATGAACTTTGACAGCAAAGCATTGAAAGCGATTTTCAAAAGATATAACTAACTATTATGGTGACGTCGTCTAACACAATGTTCCCGTTCGCCAAAAAAAGGGCGACCCTACGGGACATGGCTTTTTGGCAAGCTGTTTGCAATTAAGAGGATAGCTGCGGCGATCAAACGCAAACAGCATGCCAACCCTAAGTAAAATAAACTAGGCAAATAATGTTCGGGACAAGCCACGTCGGAAACACTGGGGACGTTATCTGACATGCCTAACTTAATAAGAAACGAAAATTGAAGCAAAAAATTATAACCTAGC
Encoded proteins:
- a CDS encoding ankyrin repeat domain-containing protein; its protein translation is MVKKIAKVMLILMFLIGFSLIQNQIIVYASDSTNQYNIDDLSNAVLENDLKFAQEIINSKNLDINQKDSNGKYPLEIVLVMGNCEMAELLLENGANPYVITSSGQSIYELAMNSYNKTLKEIVEEAAENYIKYTVDQLSQAVLVNDIVTVNNILESKTVNINQRDSNEKYPLEMVLVMGNCDMARILLKAGADPHLKTKNGKIIYELAMNFDSKALKAIFKRYN